In Gimesia benthica, a single window of DNA contains:
- a CDS encoding RNA ligase family protein has translation MGSSHDQFVKYPRTPHLFGSTGTADDKRLSEQASLQFIADPSLIVEEKIDGTNVGLHFSPTGELVLQCRGHLINEGMHPQYDLFKQWAMVKRPVLEQMLEDRFILFGEWVYARHSIHYRSLPHYFFEFDIYDKVQQVFLSLACRLELLAGTGIETVPVIHTGPLARKDLETLIGQSAFDSVFDNPLSNNTDNLMEGVYLRTEAGSAVTGRSKFVRPEFVEKIKQSSHWQHQAMVPNLLSKQADIWS, from the coding sequence ATGGGCAGTTCCCACGATCAATTTGTGAAATATCCGCGGACACCTCATCTGTTCGGCTCTACGGGGACGGCAGACGACAAACGGCTCAGCGAACAGGCTTCGCTGCAGTTCATTGCCGATCCGTCTCTCATCGTGGAGGAAAAGATTGACGGCACCAACGTCGGACTCCATTTCTCTCCCACGGGAGAACTCGTTCTGCAGTGTCGGGGGCACCTGATCAACGAAGGCATGCACCCGCAGTACGATCTGTTCAAACAATGGGCCATGGTCAAACGGCCGGTCCTGGAACAGATGCTGGAAGACCGGTTCATCCTGTTCGGCGAATGGGTCTATGCCCGGCACTCGATTCATTATCGCAGTCTGCCGCACTACTTCTTTGAATTTGACATTTACGATAAAGTACAACAGGTCTTTCTCAGCCTCGCCTGCCGACTGGAACTGCTCGCAGGCACCGGTATCGAAACGGTCCCCGTTATCCATACCGGTCCGCTGGCACGCAAAGATCTGGAGACGCTGATTGGCCAGTCCGCCTTTGACAGTGTCTTTGACAATCCACTTTCCAACAACACGGACAACCTGATGGAAGGCGTTTATCTCCGCACCGAAGCGGGCTCAGCCGTCACCGGCAGGTCCAAGTTTGTCCGTCCCGAATTTGTAGAAAAAATCAAACAGAGCAGCCACTGGCAACACCAGGCCATGGTTCCCAACCTGCTCTCCAAACAGGCAGATATCTGGTCATGA
- a CDS encoding SEC-C metal-binding domain-containing protein, whose amino-acid sequence MSKRRTGFPSETQVKRGVRIVHGVKLLEEKLGRNDLCPCGSGQRFKKCCLTRGCF is encoded by the coding sequence ATGAGCAAACGCCGCACAGGCTTCCCGTCTGAAACACAAGTCAAACGGGGCGTCCGCATCGTGCATGGCGTTAAGCTGCTCGAAGAAAAACTCGGCCGCAACGATTTATGCCCCTGCGGCTCAGGCCAGCGCTTCAAAAAGTGCTGCCTCACGCGGGGCTGCTTTTGA